The DNA segment TTGTTGGCGCTCCACAGCGACGCCACGTCCGCGTGCGCCACCAGCAGCACCGTGTCGGAAAGGTCGCTCACCATGCGCGTGATGGCGTCCAGCCGCGAGGAAGCATCCACCACCACGGTCCGGTAGTGGCTCACCAGCATGTCGAACAGGCGCGCGAACTCCGCGTGTGAGGGCTCCACGGTCAGCGGTTCTTGCACCCCCGCCAGCAGGTGGATGCCGCGGTCGTCGCGCGTCATGAAGCCTTCCAGCAGCGCCCCGTCCAGCCGGTGCAGGTTGCGGATGGCGTCCACCACCGTGAATTGCGGCTTCACGTTCAGGTGCAGCGCCGCGTGCCCCAGTGGCGCCAGGTCCACCAGCGCCACCCCGCCTTGGATGCCCTGCAGGGCTGCCGCCACCTGCACCGCGATGGTGGTGGCGCCGCTCCCGCCCTTGGCGTTCACCACCGTGAACACCCGGCCGCGCACCCCGTCGGTGCGCGTCTTGCGTTGCGCGGAAGTCAGCCGCGCCAGCGCTTCCAGCAGGTGGTTGGTTCCCACCGGGCGCTCCAGGAACTCAGAGGCCCCACCCCGCATGGCGGCTACGATTACCTGCGGTTGCGCCATCTCGCCCACCGCGAACACCGCCGC comes from the Terriglobales bacterium genome and includes:
- a CDS encoding AAA family ATPase; this translates as SMPALTVVILALDEEQRTILKMLVDGTAIARTTHAVPGYPVGSTDPIIRRIHEARPDVLLVDIPSHDPTPGLRAIELLHSELPAAAVFAVGEMAQPQVIVAAMRGGASEFLERPVGTNHLLEALARLTSAQRKTRTDGVRGRVFTVVNAKGGSGATTIAVQVAAALQGIQGGVALVDLAPLGHAALHLNVKPQFTVVDAIRNLHRLDGALLEGFMTRDDRGIHLLAGVQEPLTVEPSHAEFARLFDMLVSHYRTVVVDASSRLDAITRMVSDLSDTVLLVAHADVASLWSANKVQNFLNDGSGRERLRLVLNRYRKISGFTDADAEAATHTKLLWKIPNNYAAISNAIDRGVPVLQTNHSEVSRAFQGLATALTQGAASKPKSWTPFR